The stretch of DNA ACCTTGTCCGCGATGTCGCCGGTCAGTTCGCCAACAATCGGCGAGTTGGCGGTGACGCGCTCGAAGTTGACGTCCACTCCGGCGGCCTTCATCAGCTTCTTCACGTCGGTCTGCTGCTCGGGCAGGGTGATGGTCACAACGGTGCCATCGGAACCGGCGCGGGCGGTACGGCCTGAACGGTGCAGGTAGGCCTTGTGCTCGGTGGGCGGATCAACGTGGATGACCAGTTCGACGTCGTCCACGTGCACACCGCGGGCGGCGACGTCGGTTGCCACCAGGACGCGGACATCGCCGGAGGAGAACTCGGCGAGGTTGCGGTCACGGGCATTCTGCGAGAGGTTGCCATGCAGGTCCACGGCGGGGATCCCGGCGTCGGTGAGGGTCTTGGCCAGCTTGCGGGCGTGATGCTTGGTCCGCATGAAGAGGACGCGGCGGCCGGCGCCGGAGGCGAGCTCCACGATCAGCTGCTTCTTGACGGTCTGGTCATTGACCACCAGGACGTGGTGTTCCATGGTGGTCACCGCGGCCTGCGGGTCGTCCACGGAGTGGGTGAGCGGGTTGGACAGGTAGCGCTGGACGATCTTGTCCACGCCGTTGTCCAGGGTTGCGGAGAAGAGCAGGCGCTGGCCCTGGCTGGGGGTCATGTCCATGAGCTTCTTGACCACGGGCAGGAAGCCGAGGTCGGCCATGTGGTCGGCCTCGTCCAGGACGGTGATTTCCACGGCCTCAAGGGTAAGGATGCGCTGGCGGATCAGGTCCTCCAGGCGGCCGGGGCAGGCGATCACAATGTCGACGCCGGCGCGCAGGGCCTTTTCCTGGCGGGCCTGGGAGATGCCTCCGTAGATCACGGTGGTGTTCAGGCCGGCAGCCTTGGCCAGCGGCTCGATGGTGGCGTTGATCTGGGTGGCCAGTTCGCGGGTGGGCGCCAGCACCAGGCCCATGGGGCGGCCGGGCTTGCGGAAGTGCTTGGCTTCCCGCTCAGCGAGTCGTGCTACAAGCGGGATGGCGAACGCGATGGTCTTGCCGGAGCCGGTGCGGCCGCGGCCCAGGACGTCGCGTCCTGCCAGCGTGTCAGGGAGGGTCTTCACCTGGATGGGGAACGGCTCGGTGATTCCCTGTGCGGTGAGGGTGTCGGCAAGGGCTTTGGGCGTGCCGAGGGCAGCAAAAGTAGTCAAAGTCAAAGGTCTTTCAGGCGGTATCCGTACGGATATCGGCCCCCGACGCCGGTTGGCCAAGGGGGTTCGCCGAAGAAAATTCAGGTGATCAACCAGCCTGCTGCCGCTTATACAAAGCGGCGGCCGGGACCAAATGGAACGCGTTCATCGACGCAGGATGTGCCTCTCACATGAAAAAAGCCCTGTCCCCAAAGTTCGGGGTACATGGGCATCACTGCACATCAAGTTCCACCAGTCTACCATCCCGCGCGCACTTCCCTTCCCGCCCTGCTTCTCCCCCTCCCCGATGGGGCCGGGCACTAGCTGGTTGGGCGTTGCCAACACCGCCGCAGCGGGGCAGGGTTGAGGCATGACGGAACACGCTGCCCACCAGCAGGAACACCAGGCAACTCACGACGGCGGCCCCGGCCTCGCGGGGCACGCGGGCTCCGCGCGCGGTGAGGGAATAGGCGGTCAGGGCATAAGGGACGCGGCGGCGCTGTGGGACGAGCGGTACCGCAGCAAGCCCCAGGTCTGGAGTGGCAAGCCGAACCCCCAACTGGTGCGGGAAGCCGGCGGACTCCGGCCGGGCCATGCGCTGGACCTGGGCTGCGGCGAAGGGGCGGACGCCATTTGGCTGGCCCAGCACGGCTGGACCGTCACCGCCGTCGACGTTTCCGCCGTTGCACTGGAACGGGCGCACGGCCACGAGAAGGCGGCGCTCGCGCGGGAAAGCGTGCACGCGGCCGAGGGCGCCATCGCCAGCCGGATCCACTGGCAGCAGGCCGATCTCGAGCAGTGGCAGCCGGAGGACTCGTTCGACCTTGTGACCTCGCAGTTCCTCCACTCCCAGGAGCTGGCCTGGCAGGGACCGCTCCGCGCCGCCGCCGCGGCCGTCAGGCCAGGCGGAACCCTGCTGGTGGTGGGCCACCACCCGGACCGGTTGCCGCCTTGGGGAGGGGCGCACACCCACCACAACATGTTCTACACCGCTGACGAGCTGGTCCGGGAGCTGGAACTGGACAGCCCTGAGTGGCAGCTGGAAGTACAGACCAGCCGGGAGCGGCCGGTGACCGGACCGGAGGGCCAGCAGGCCACCATTGCCGATGTGGTGGTCCGGGCCAGCCGGCTCCCCTGAATCCTGCCGCCGGCTACTGCCCAACCGCCCGGCTGGTGACC from Pseudarthrobacter siccitolerans encodes:
- a CDS encoding DEAD/DEAH box helicase; this translates as MTTFAALGTPKALADTLTAQGITEPFPIQVKTLPDTLAGRDVLGRGRTGSGKTIAFAIPLVARLAEREAKHFRKPGRPMGLVLAPTRELATQINATIEPLAKAAGLNTTVIYGGISQARQEKALRAGVDIVIACPGRLEDLIRQRILTLEAVEITVLDEADHMADLGFLPVVKKLMDMTPSQGQRLLFSATLDNGVDKIVQRYLSNPLTHSVDDPQAAVTTMEHHVLVVNDQTVKKQLIVELASGAGRRVLFMRTKHHARKLAKTLTDAGIPAVDLHGNLSQNARDRNLAEFSSGDVRVLVATDVAARGVHVDDVELVIHVDPPTEHKAYLHRSGRTARAGSDGTVVTITLPEQQTDVKKLMKAAGVDVNFERVTANSPIVGELTGDIADKVDPRTRAALLAAKASKQGGGTSTGANAERKRARRQAAPTAGGRGGRGGRGKVGAEAVRTDVPRSERRAVAFEGRTEARAAFDRVAEQNEDRAIAAAAARRNARGRGTAASTHRNDVPAAGGRAAAGRGSDGRTDSRVTRSDAPRGGTGRPASSGRPASSGGQRNGRPATGQRAAAGAGAGTRTGGQRSAGAGATGGNKAVWSSNTGGTSGGSYSAGNGGSGRAARSGPRRASAPASNERRSR
- a CDS encoding class I SAM-dependent methyltransferase, producing MTEHAAHQQEHQATHDGGPGLAGHAGSARGEGIGGQGIRDAAALWDERYRSKPQVWSGKPNPQLVREAGGLRPGHALDLGCGEGADAIWLAQHGWTVTAVDVSAVALERAHGHEKAALARESVHAAEGAIASRIHWQQADLEQWQPEDSFDLVTSQFLHSQELAWQGPLRAAAAAVRPGGTLLVVGHHPDRLPPWGGAHTHHNMFYTADELVRELELDSPEWQLEVQTSRERPVTGPEGQQATIADVVVRASRLP